One Pseudomonas rhizophila DNA window includes the following coding sequences:
- a CDS encoding sugar ABC transporter substrate-binding protein yields the protein MRRCTLLFATLLLLLSQWASADYRIGVSIARVDDNFMTYVRNGLDEAAKKENVQIQFEDAQGDVVRQLNQVQGFINQKVDAVIVLPVDTSATANITRAAVEAKTPLVYVNRHPDERTLPKGVVTVASNDIEAGQLQMRYLAEKLGGKGNLAIIMGDLAQNATHDRTEGVKQVLKDYPGIKIVEQQSAEWQRSKGMDLTSNWLLAGSRFDAIVANNDEMAIGAAMALQQAGKAKGEIAIVGIDGLPDGLAAIKRGMLVASVFQDPKAQATSAVQAALKMIKGEPVETDVWVPFQLIKPEQLAVFEQHYK from the coding sequence ATGCGTCGTTGCACACTGCTTTTCGCCACCCTGCTATTGCTCTTGAGCCAATGGGCCAGCGCCGACTATCGCATCGGCGTCAGCATCGCCAGGGTCGACGACAACTTCATGACCTACGTGCGTAACGGCCTGGACGAGGCCGCGAAAAAGGAAAACGTGCAGATTCAATTCGAGGACGCCCAAGGCGATGTAGTGCGCCAACTCAACCAAGTCCAGGGCTTTATCAACCAGAAAGTGGATGCAGTCATTGTCCTGCCGGTGGACACCTCCGCCACAGCCAACATCACCCGCGCCGCGGTCGAAGCGAAGACGCCGCTGGTCTACGTCAACCGCCACCCGGACGAGCGCACCCTGCCCAAAGGCGTTGTCACCGTGGCGTCCAATGACATTGAGGCCGGACAACTGCAGATGCGTTACCTGGCCGAAAAGCTCGGGGGCAAGGGCAACCTGGCGATCATCATGGGCGACCTGGCGCAAAACGCCACCCACGACCGCACCGAAGGCGTCAAACAGGTGCTCAAGGATTATCCCGGGATCAAGATTGTCGAGCAGCAAAGTGCCGAGTGGCAGCGCAGCAAAGGGATGGACCTGACCAGCAACTGGTTGCTGGCTGGGAGCCGTTTCGATGCCATCGTCGCCAACAATGACGAGATGGCCATCGGTGCGGCCATGGCACTGCAACAGGCCGGCAAAGCCAAGGGCGAGATCGCGATTGTCGGCATCGACGGCTTGCCTGACGGCCTGGCGGCAATCAAGCGCGGGATGCTGGTCGCCTCGGTATTCCAGGACCCCAAGGCCCAAGCGACCAGCGCGGTGCAAGCAGCACTCAAGATGATCAAGGGAGAGCCGGTGGAAACGGACGTCTGGGTACCCTTTCAGTTGATCAAGCCTGAGCAATTGGCGGTGTTTGAACAACATTACAAGTAG
- a CDS encoding TIM barrel protein gives MSFIPFKLAISAEMVFLDLPFTERVKRIHALGFSVEIWNWTTKDIQALVATGADFTSMTGYISGNLTDPEDIQQLLDSAQESLAVAAQLGCPSLNLHGTGLGDQGLPVKPVAQTTGRMWLSACKTLEKIARLGEDAGRVFLLENLNTEVDHPGTPFARADDTLALIEAVGSPHLKMNLDLYHAQIGEGNLIELIQRAGNAIGEIQVADVPGRMEPGTGEIHYRAIARALFGMGYSGVVGLEGWASGDSEVALERFRQAFTLDG, from the coding sequence ATGAGTTTCATACCGTTCAAACTGGCGATCAGCGCCGAGATGGTCTTTCTCGACCTGCCCTTTACCGAGCGGGTCAAACGCATCCACGCGCTGGGCTTCAGCGTCGAGATATGGAACTGGACGACCAAAGACATCCAGGCTCTCGTCGCGACTGGCGCGGATTTCACCTCCATGACCGGCTACATCTCGGGCAACCTGACCGATCCCGAGGATATCCAGCAATTGCTCGACAGCGCCCAGGAATCTCTAGCCGTCGCAGCCCAATTGGGTTGCCCGAGCCTGAACCTGCACGGCACCGGCCTGGGTGATCAAGGATTGCCAGTCAAACCCGTTGCCCAGACCACCGGCCGCATGTGGTTGAGCGCCTGCAAGACACTGGAAAAAATAGCCCGCCTGGGCGAAGACGCGGGCCGGGTATTCCTGCTGGAAAACCTCAACACTGAAGTCGACCACCCGGGCACGCCTTTCGCCCGCGCTGACGATACCCTGGCACTGATCGAGGCCGTGGGCAGCCCGCACCTGAAGATGAACCTGGACCTCTATCACGCACAGATCGGTGAAGGAAACCTGATCGAACTGATCCAGCGCGCCGGCAACGCCATCGGCGAAATCCAGGTCGCCGACGTTCCTGGCCGCATGGAGCCCGGCACCGGCGAAATCCACTATCGCGCCATTGCCAGGGCCTTGTTCGGCATGGGATACAGCGGTGTCGTCGGCCTCGAAGGCTGGGCCAGCGGTGACAGCGAAGTCGCGCTTGAGCGTTTCCGGCAGGCCTTCACGCTTGATGGATGA